A single genomic interval of Desulfomicrobium macestii harbors:
- a CDS encoding RrF2 family transcriptional regulator, translating into MKLSAKSRYASRILLDLALHNEGVPHRVNDISERTGITVPFIEQIIKPLKHAGMVTSKRGASGGHQLSRSPENISLGDIVRIMEGSVELSACLSAPELCEKTDVCPTRAAWQRATDAMLRELDTISLAELAKGAPNCCQLSDDYFERDS; encoded by the coding sequence ATGAAGCTTTCCGCGAAATCCAGATATGCGTCCCGGATTCTCCTTGACCTGGCCCTGCACAACGAGGGCGTGCCCCATCGCGTGAACGACATTTCAGAACGCACGGGCATCACAGTGCCGTTCATCGAACAAATCATCAAGCCCCTGAAGCACGCCGGGATGGTCACCAGCAAGCGCGGCGCATCAGGCGGGCACCAGCTGAGCCGTTCGCCGGAGAATATCTCCCTGGGAGACATCGTGCGCATCATGGAAGGCTCGGTGGAGCTTTCGGCCTGCTTGAGCGCGCCGGAGCTGTGCGAAAAGACGGACGTCTGTCCTACCCGAGCGGCCTGGCAGCGGGCCACGGATGCCATGCTGCGCGAGCTGGACACCATCAGCCTGGCCGAGCTGGCCAAGGGCGCGCCCAATTGTTGCCAGCTGTCCGACGACTATTTCGAGCGCGACAGCTAG
- the argJ gene encoding bifunctional glutamate N-acetyltransferase/amino-acid acetyltransferase ArgJ: protein MSIPSGFQFSTAQCGFKRPGRSDLGLVVSTVPAVAAGVFTTNRFQAAPVLVAREILEKGPSGIRAIVVNSGQANACTGQEGIANCRATLEMLSALGLEATAILPASTGVIGDQLKMELWEKGIPALRDNLGRMGLVDMARAIMTTDTFPKLAVREARLSSGTVRLAGFCKGAGMICPNMATMLGFILCDAGVEQEWWQAALARCVDRSFNAITVDGDTSTNDCVLALANGTAAEARGADLDLLEEALLEICQDLAYMIVQDAEGGTKVMRINVSGAASMADAQLAARAVGNSPLVKTALYGRDPNWGRIVAALGRSGAAFTPEDVVVRIAGMTIFRQGTPVKADWDSLLASALRRDVVDIDLELHAGEAELMLMASDFTEEYIKINAEYRT, encoded by the coding sequence ATGAGCATTCCTTCGGGATTTCAATTTTCAACCGCGCAGTGCGGTTTCAAGCGACCTGGGCGCTCCGATCTGGGGCTGGTGGTCAGCACGGTCCCGGCGGTTGCGGCCGGCGTCTTCACCACCAACCGTTTTCAGGCCGCTCCCGTGCTCGTGGCCCGGGAGATCCTTGAAAAAGGGCCTTCGGGCATCCGCGCCATCGTGGTCAATTCCGGACAGGCCAACGCCTGTACAGGGCAGGAAGGCATTGCGAATTGTCGGGCCACCCTTGAAATGCTGTCCGCCCTCGGCCTTGAAGCTACGGCGATTCTGCCGGCATCCACGGGAGTTATCGGCGACCAGCTCAAGATGGAGCTCTGGGAAAAGGGAATCCCCGCCCTGCGCGACAATCTTGGCCGGATGGGGCTGGTGGACATGGCCCGGGCGATCATGACCACGGACACTTTTCCCAAACTCGCCGTGCGCGAGGCCCGGCTTTCCTCCGGCACGGTCCGTCTGGCCGGGTTCTGCAAGGGTGCGGGCATGATCTGCCCGAACATGGCCACGATGCTCGGCTTCATCCTGTGCGACGCCGGTGTCGAACAGGAGTGGTGGCAGGCCGCCCTGGCCCGCTGCGTGGACAGGAGCTTCAACGCCATCACCGTTGACGGCGATACCAGCACCAATGATTGTGTTCTGGCCTTGGCCAACGGCACTGCAGCCGAGGCGCGGGGAGCGGATCTGGATCTTCTGGAGGAGGCGCTGCTCGAAATCTGTCAGGATCTGGCCTACATGATCGTGCAGGACGCCGAGGGTGGAACCAAGGTCATGCGTATCAATGTTAGCGGCGCGGCCAGCATGGCCGACGCGCAGCTTGCCGCGCGGGCGGTGGGCAATTCTCCGCTGGTCAAGACCGCTCTGTATGGCCGCGATCCCAACTGGGGCCGGATTGTGGCCGCCCTGGGCCGCAGCGGAGCCGCGTTCACGCCCGAAGATGTGGTCGTGCGCATCGCGGGCATGACCATTTTCCGTCAGGGCACTCCGGTCAAGGCGGACTGGGACAGCCTTCTGGCCTCGGCCCTGCGCCGGGACGTTGTCGATATCGACCTGGAGCTTCATGCCGGAGAGGCCGAGCTTATGCTCATGGCGTCCGATTTCACCGAGGAGTACATAAAGATCAATGCTGAATACCGAACCTGA
- a CDS encoding HD domain-containing protein encodes MLNTEPEANTMTDQTWKRLADFVFELGMLRKTPRTGYQFLGSGAENVAEHSFRTAMIGYMLARKAGADVARTVFLCLFHDVHEARIGDFNYVNRIYNTSNPVLAITHALEGTGLREEALGLWHELEAGVTLESRLAQDADQLDFIANLKEEQDLGNPYASKWLDHAVLRLKTDPALELARAIQTTDQSDWWFVRPDESWWRKGNGKPRP; translated from the coding sequence ATGCTGAATACCGAACCTGAAGCCAATACCATGACGGACCAAACCTGGAAGCGTCTGGCCGATTTTGTTTTCGAGCTTGGCATGTTGCGCAAGACGCCGCGCACCGGATACCAGTTTCTGGGTTCGGGAGCCGAAAACGTGGCCGAGCATTCCTTCCGCACGGCCATGATCGGCTACATGCTGGCGCGCAAGGCCGGTGCGGACGTGGCCAGGACCGTATTCCTGTGCCTCTTCCATGATGTGCACGAGGCCCGTATCGGCGATTTCAATTACGTGAATCGCATCTACAACACGAGCAACCCGGTTCTGGCCATCACGCACGCCCTGGAGGGCACCGGCCTGCGGGAGGAGGCGCTCGGACTTTGGCACGAGCTGGAGGCCGGCGTGACGCTTGAGTCCAGATTGGCGCAAGATGCGGACCAGCTCGATTTCATCGCCAACCTGAAGGAAGAACAGGATTTGGGCAATCCCTATGCGTCCAAATGGCTGGACCATGCGGTGTTGCGACTCAAAACGGACCCGGCCCTGGAGCTTGCCCGGGCCATACAGACCACGGACCAGTCGGACTGGTGGTTTGTGCGGCCGGATGAGTCCTGGTGGCGCAAGGGGAACGGCAAGCCCCGCCCCTAG
- a CDS encoding metallophosphoesterase family protein encodes MIVAVMSDTHLDQPDDLLAAIFERHCREADVLLHCGDCVSEETWSFLNSHPRFYSVQGNCDLSPLNGTLPVLRELELEGFRLGMGHGWGPRSRVGDVVAGRFQGVDIVCYGHTHIRDWRLSSEGVRLLNPGSLFWPRSGEGGMARLHLTSGQEPEVEWITI; translated from the coding sequence GTGATTGTAGCGGTCATGTCCGATACGCACCTGGATCAACCCGATGACCTGCTGGCCGCGATTTTCGAACGCCACTGCCGTGAAGCCGACGTGCTTCTGCATTGCGGGGACTGCGTGAGCGAGGAAACATGGTCGTTTCTCAATTCCCATCCCAGATTCTATTCCGTGCAGGGCAACTGCGACCTGTCCCCCCTGAACGGTACCCTGCCCGTGCTGCGCGAGCTTGAGCTGGAAGGATTTCGGCTGGGCATGGGACATGGATGGGGGCCGCGTTCCAGGGTGGGAGACGTCGTCGCGGGCCGATTTCAGGGCGTGGACATTGTCTGCTACGGACACACGCATATACGTGACTGGCGGCTGTCGTCCGAAGGCGTGCGCCTGCTCAATCCCGGCTCTCTGTTTTGGCCAAGGTCCGGCGAGGGCGGGATGGCCCGGCTCCATCTCACGTCCGGGCAGGAGCCCGAAGTGGAGTGGATCACCATCTGA
- a CDS encoding peptidylprolyl isomerase, translating into MLDILRQGAQSWGIKILFGIIIAVFVLAFGMNRVQNDQTTVVATVNDSPILFRPFQERVQRSLELARSQNPNLTAEILAQMGFKRQILEQMVIEELMMQQAAKLGLTVSKEELAKEIHLIPAFQNESNVFDPGAYQNVLRANNLTPGKFESEYMRGMTMDKLRTYVGLPGRLGEDQARDFYIYGRSTAVISYVMYPWERYQDQVNATEERINEYYEARKANYAVPARAKIAYLLLTPATLADLSLVSPEETEKYYAENKEQFKIEEQVRARHLLVRVDENADDAAVKKAMQTIEAAQKDLAAGKSFAEVAAKYTEDPSGTQTGGELGWFGRGRMVKPFEDAAFALEKGAVSEPVRTQFGFHLISVEDVKPAGYQDFESVATDIANIIAEDRAAETLQDRLDQALEMVLVDEPLDAVAKAIGLKLEVRESGYFAKNQGPKELPGLSPENAQTLFDLPLDITTQSPLPIADGYLLATKLEQVAESVKPLEAVKTEIVAAITREEALKMAKTAAEKDLETLLKGESLADATLKETEPFGRQGSISGLGMNQLLASKAFETEAGSWLPEAYAFPEGYVLARADKVTPPAEEEWAAEKELWLTSLNERAEEQTVQAFVADLRAKADVRITNPALLEN; encoded by the coding sequence ATGCTTGATATCCTGCGCCAGGGCGCCCAAAGTTGGGGAATAAAAATCCTCTTCGGCATCATCATTGCCGTTTTCGTTTTGGCCTTTGGCATGAATCGCGTGCAAAACGACCAGACCACCGTCGTTGCCACGGTCAATGATTCCCCCATTCTCTTCCGGCCTTTCCAGGAACGCGTGCAGCGCAGCCTTGAACTCGCGCGCAGCCAAAACCCGAACCTGACTGCCGAAATTCTGGCCCAGATGGGATTCAAAAGGCAGATCCTTGAACAGATGGTCATCGAAGAGCTGATGATGCAGCAGGCTGCAAAGCTCGGCCTGACCGTTTCCAAGGAAGAGCTGGCCAAGGAGATTCATCTCATTCCAGCCTTCCAGAACGAAAGCAACGTCTTCGACCCGGGCGCCTACCAGAACGTGCTGCGTGCCAACAACCTCACTCCCGGCAAATTCGAGTCCGAATACATGCGCGGGATGACCATGGACAAGCTGCGGACCTACGTCGGCCTGCCCGGACGTCTCGGCGAGGATCAAGCCCGCGACTTCTATATATACGGGCGCAGCACAGCGGTGATATCCTATGTGATGTACCCGTGGGAACGCTACCAGGATCAGGTCAACGCCACGGAAGAGCGCATCAACGAATATTATGAGGCGCGCAAGGCCAACTATGCCGTGCCCGCCCGGGCCAAAATCGCCTACCTGCTGCTCACCCCCGCGACCTTGGCCGACCTTTCGCTCGTCTCCCCCGAGGAAACCGAAAAATACTACGCCGAGAACAAGGAACAGTTCAAGATCGAAGAGCAGGTCAGGGCCCGCCACCTTCTTGTGCGTGTTGACGAAAACGCCGATGACGCGGCTGTGAAAAAGGCCATGCAGACCATCGAGGCCGCCCAGAAGGACCTCGCGGCAGGCAAGTCCTTTGCCGAGGTCGCCGCGAAATACACCGAGGACCCCTCCGGCACCCAGACCGGCGGTGAACTTGGCTGGTTCGGACGTGGCAGGATGGTCAAGCCCTTCGAAGACGCCGCCTTCGCCCTTGAAAAGGGTGCTGTCAGCGAGCCGGTCCGCACCCAGTTCGGCTTTCATCTGATAAGCGTTGAAGACGTCAAGCCTGCGGGATATCAGGACTTTGAATCTGTCGCGACCGACATCGCAAATATCATCGCCGAGGATCGCGCGGCGGAAACGCTGCAGGATCGCCTGGACCAGGCCCTGGAGATGGTGCTCGTTGACGAGCCTCTCGATGCCGTGGCCAAGGCCATTGGCCTGAAGCTCGAAGTCCGCGAATCGGGCTACTTCGCCAAGAATCAAGGACCAAAGGAACTGCCCGGCCTTTCTCCGGAAAACGCCCAGACTCTGTTCGACCTGCCCCTGGACATCACGACACAGTCCCCGCTCCCCATTGCCGACGGATACCTGCTTGCCACCAAGCTTGAGCAGGTGGCCGAAAGCGTGAAGCCGCTGGAAGCGGTCAAGACTGAGATCGTCGCGGCCATCACTCGTGAAGAAGCCCTGAAAATGGCCAAGACCGCCGCGGAAAAGGATCTGGAAACGCTTCTCAAGGGTGAGTCCCTGGCCGACGCCACGCTGAAGGAAACGGAACCCTTCGGGCGGCAAGGATCCATATCCGGTCTGGGCATGAATCAGCTGCTGGCCAGCAAGGCCTTTGAAACTGAAGCCGGTTCATGGCTGCCCGAGGCATACGCCTTCCCCGAAGGCTACGTTCTGGCCAGGGCCGACAAGGTGACTCCTCCGGCTGAAGAAGAATGGGCCGCGGAGAAGGAATTATGGCTGACCTCCCTCAATGAGCGCGCCGAAGAGCAGACCGTGCAGGCCTTTGTCGCGGATCTGCGCGCCAAGGCGGATGTGCGCATCACCAACCCCGCGCTGCTCGAAAACTAG
- a CDS encoding aconitate hydratase: protein MNQNLTQKIIAAHLVEGDMQPGNEVAIKIDQTLTQDATGTMAYLQWEAIGLPRVKTELSVSYVDHNTLQMGFRNPDDHRYLRSVAAKYGIVFSPPGTGICHQLHLENFAIPGKTLIGSDSHTPTAGGIGSLSMGAGGLSVALAMAGEPYTITMPKVFKIRLEGQLTGFASAKDVILHLLGILSVKGGVGAVMEYHGPGVATLSVPERATITNMGAELGATASIFPSDEQTRAFLALMGREKDFTPLAADEGAAYDREIVIDLSSLAPLAAQPHMPDRVVPVAELDGMNVDQVAIGSCTNSSYSDLQSVAQILKHEHIAPNTDLLLSPGSKQVLKMLMSEGLLDLILDAGGRLMECSCGPCIGMGGSPSSGGVSARTFNRNFEGRSGTQDGQVYLVSPITAAFCALNGKFTDPATWTKTVSKPSLPATAPSIRHLFAFPPEDGGEVEILRGPNIVPLSPFDRLPDVLELPVVIKVGDNITTDHIMPAGAAITALRSNIPAISRHVFERVDKDFVTRAEAAGQGLILGGDNYGQGSSREHAALAPRHLGVRVVLTKSFARIHKANLINFGILPLMLANEADYDSLAQGDVLRIELGALAPGATLLASTSEGRQLTLTHDLTGNEIAIIKAGGLLNYVNDRQK from the coding sequence ATGAACCAGAACCTCACCCAGAAAATCATCGCGGCGCACCTCGTTGAAGGCGATATGCAGCCCGGAAACGAAGTGGCCATCAAGATAGACCAAACTTTGACCCAGGACGCCACCGGGACCATGGCCTACCTGCAGTGGGAAGCCATCGGCCTGCCCCGGGTCAAGACGGAACTGTCCGTCAGCTATGTCGATCACAACACCCTGCAGATGGGCTTTCGCAACCCTGATGACCACCGTTACCTGCGCAGCGTGGCCGCCAAGTACGGCATCGTTTTCTCCCCTCCCGGCACCGGCATCTGTCACCAGCTGCATCTGGAAAATTTCGCGATTCCGGGCAAGACGCTCATCGGGTCCGACTCGCACACGCCCACTGCCGGCGGCATCGGCAGCCTGTCCATGGGCGCCGGAGGCCTCTCCGTGGCCCTGGCCATGGCCGGAGAACCCTACACCATCACCATGCCCAAGGTCTTCAAGATCCGCCTCGAAGGGCAACTGACAGGATTCGCCTCGGCCAAGGACGTCATCCTGCACCTGCTCGGCATCCTGAGCGTCAAGGGCGGCGTGGGCGCGGTCATGGAGTACCACGGTCCGGGCGTCGCCACCTTGAGCGTTCCGGAACGCGCGACCATCACCAACATGGGCGCGGAGCTGGGCGCCACGGCGTCCATCTTTCCGAGCGACGAGCAGACCCGCGCATTTCTTGCGCTCATGGGCAGGGAAAAGGACTTCACGCCTCTGGCCGCCGACGAAGGAGCCGCCTATGACCGTGAAATAGTCATCGACCTGAGCAGCCTTGCGCCCCTGGCCGCCCAGCCGCACATGCCAGACAGGGTCGTCCCCGTGGCCGAACTCGACGGAATGAATGTCGATCAGGTGGCCATCGGCTCCTGCACCAACTCCTCATACTCGGACCTGCAGAGCGTGGCCCAAATACTCAAGCATGAACACATCGCCCCGAACACCGACCTGCTCCTGTCGCCGGGCTCCAAACAGGTGCTCAAAATGCTCATGAGCGAAGGCCTGCTCGATCTCATCCTCGACGCCGGCGGGCGGCTCATGGAATGCTCCTGCGGCCCGTGCATCGGCATGGGCGGCTCTCCGTCCAGCGGCGGCGTCAGCGCCCGGACCTTCAACCGCAATTTCGAGGGTCGCAGCGGAACCCAGGACGGACAGGTTTATCTGGTGAGCCCCATCACCGCCGCTTTTTGCGCCCTGAACGGCAAGTTCACCGACCCGGCAACCTGGACCAAGACCGTTTCCAAACCGTCCCTGCCGGCCACGGCGCCGTCCATCCGCCATCTTTTCGCCTTCCCGCCCGAGGATGGGGGCGAGGTTGAAATCCTGCGCGGGCCCAACATCGTGCCTCTGTCGCCCTTCGACAGGCTGCCGGATGTTCTGGAGTTGCCCGTGGTGATCAAGGTTGGGGACAACATCACCACTGACCACATCATGCCTGCCGGCGCGGCCATCACCGCCCTGCGCTCCAACATTCCGGCCATCAGCAGACACGTCTTCGAGCGCGTGGACAAGGATTTCGTGACCCGGGCCGAAGCCGCCGGCCAAGGGCTCATCCTCGGCGGCGACAACTACGGACAAGGCTCCAGCCGCGAACATGCGGCGCTCGCACCCCGTCATCTCGGCGTCCGGGTAGTTCTGACCAAGTCCTTTGCCCGCATTCACAAGGCGAACCTGATCAATTTCGGCATCCTTCCCCTGATGCTCGCCAACGAGGCCGACTACGACTCGCTGGCCCAGGGCGATGTCCTGCGCATCGAGCTTGGCGCTCTCGCACCCGGGGCGACTCTTTTGGCCTCGACATCGGAAGGCAGACAGCTCACTTTGACCCATGATTTGACGGGTAATGAAATAGCCATTATCAAGGCGGGCGGTTTGCTCAATTACGTCAACGACAGGCAAAAATAA
- a CDS encoding chorismate mutase, whose translation MAEKHNTLSLTQELAQLDEKLVSLLMSRTNLLSRAASTRRSKNLGITDPNQEKVLWQVWRDASKADNLEPQILKKIFHLSNNLSYARVERNSSNEKPLCLFPRRKPVEIDLDAPRDQILRSMMFFLGATNSSPLTIAPFQGNDISLELINALNLCGFKLTFQNRQCETQPVDSWSMDNKIIYAGQSKFHFYLLLCLALGQVTRAKFTGSTKLKIHDVRPVQDLLPQLGARLTVVEPHSYGLPVRVESSGQLPETISIPKGVSKKFVLALVVAATTYKSGLSIQLHESFSNSKLLRKGIGFLQEHNPELQFEGLSIIVPPASTSLDLSAVDIPVDPLMSLHLLVLPFFTDGKVVLHGKWPHYAPHLQDIMDILHEFGLRISVQGGQITSVMGNRPQKLSIDITSCQEYLPLMLAMSMGLRGQCAITQDTTREDVDYAQDLLENLGAGYAIEPGLLQLGLPNAKKVSESPWQSPGPYWTLAGSLISFTHPGVCMTNADNISSAWPWFWKIFMNLPSPQNFINSSRIEEQVDETQDDKPKRKRIRITTD comes from the coding sequence ATGGCCGAAAAACATAATACTCTATCTCTGACGCAGGAACTGGCTCAACTCGACGAAAAGCTTGTTTCCCTTCTCATGTCCCGGACCAACCTTTTGTCCAGGGCGGCATCCACCAGGCGCTCCAAAAACCTCGGCATCACCGATCCCAACCAGGAAAAAGTGCTGTGGCAGGTCTGGCGCGACGCATCCAAGGCGGACAATCTGGAGCCCCAGATTCTCAAAAAAATCTTTCACCTCTCGAACAACCTGTCCTATGCCAGGGTCGAGCGCAATTCCTCCAACGAAAAACCTCTGTGCCTCTTCCCCCGGCGCAAGCCCGTGGAAATAGACCTCGATGCCCCCCGGGACCAGATCCTGCGCAGCATGATGTTTTTTCTTGGAGCCACGAATTCCTCGCCGCTGACCATTGCACCATTCCAGGGGAACGACATTTCCCTTGAACTGATCAACGCCCTCAACCTCTGCGGGTTCAAGCTCACGTTCCAGAACCGGCAATGCGAAACCCAGCCCGTCGATTCCTGGTCCATGGACAACAAGATCATCTATGCCGGACAGAGCAAATTCCACTTCTACCTCCTGCTGTGCCTTGCCCTCGGGCAGGTGACCCGGGCCAAATTCACCGGCTCCACCAAGCTCAAGATTCATGACGTCAGGCCAGTGCAGGACCTTCTGCCGCAGCTTGGCGCCCGGCTGACAGTGGTTGAACCGCACAGCTACGGCTTGCCGGTCAGGGTGGAAAGCAGTGGCCAGCTTCCGGAGACCATCTCCATCCCCAAGGGCGTTTCCAAGAAATTCGTGCTGGCTCTTGTTGTCGCGGCCACCACCTACAAATCCGGGCTTTCGATCCAGCTTCATGAATCGTTTTCAAACAGCAAGCTGCTGCGCAAGGGGATCGGGTTCCTGCAGGAGCACAATCCGGAGCTTCAGTTCGAGGGCCTGAGCATCATCGTACCTCCGGCGTCCACCAGCCTTGACCTCTCCGCGGTGGATATCCCCGTGGATCCGCTGATGAGCCTCCATCTGCTGGTCCTTCCGTTCTTTACGGACGGCAAGGTCGTCCTGCATGGAAAATGGCCTCACTACGCGCCCCACCTCCAAGACATCATGGATATCCTGCACGAATTCGGATTGCGGATCAGCGTGCAGGGCGGCCAGATCACCTCGGTCATGGGCAACAGACCCCAGAAACTATCCATAGACATAACCTCCTGCCAGGAATACCTGCCTTTGATGCTGGCCATGTCCATGGGATTGCGCGGCCAATGCGCCATCACACAGGACACCACGCGCGAGGATGTCGATTACGCCCAGGACCTGCTCGAGAATCTGGGTGCCGGATATGCCATTGAACCCGGGCTGTTGCAGCTGGGACTGCCCAACGCCAAGAAAGTCAGCGAGTCGCCCTGGCAGAGTCCCGGCCCATACTGGACGCTGGCTGGATCGCTCATATCCTTCACGCATCCGGGGGTCTGCATGACCAATGCGGACAATATCTCCTCGGCCTGGCCCTGGTTCTGGAAAATTTTCATGAACCTTCCAAGCCCTCAAAACTTCATAAATTCCTCACGGATCGAAGAACAGGTAGACGAAACTCAAGATGACAAGCCAAAGCGTAAACGAATCCGAATCACAACAGATTGA
- the sat gene encoding sulfate adenylyltransferase, with amino-acid sequence MALVPPHGGKGLVCCLLQGAELAAEQKKAEGLKKIDISPRAKGDLIMMGIGGFSPLSGFMTKADWKSVCENFTLADGTFWPVPVTLDVDEEVKVGEEIALFDPKKGVFMATMKVSEVYEMTDADKKWECEKVYKGQGEESADDKFWEIAPKDHPGVQMVLAQKKYNIAGPVKVLSEGDYRDRFPGCYMSPAEARATFEEKGWSKVAALQLRNPMHRSHEYLAKIAVEVCDGVFIHSLVGNLKPGDIPAEVRIKCIDTLIDKYFVKANVVQGGYPLDMRYAGPREGLLHATFRQNYGVSDMLIGRDHAGVGDFYGLFEAQEIFDRVPKNLGAGKDLITQPMKIDWTFYCYKCDGMASLRTCPHSKDDRVVLSGTKLRKALSEGAEVVDHFGRDEVLVILREYYSTLTEKVEVKMQGAASGAAM; translated from the coding sequence ATGGCTCTCGTACCCCCGCATGGTGGAAAAGGTTTGGTTTGCTGTCTGCTTCAGGGTGCCGAACTGGCTGCCGAGCAGAAAAAGGCCGAAGGACTGAAGAAGATCGACATCAGCCCCCGCGCCAAGGGCGACCTGATCATGATGGGCATCGGCGGCTTCAGCCCGCTGAGCGGCTTCATGACCAAGGCCGACTGGAAGTCCGTGTGTGAAAATTTCACCCTGGCTGACGGCACCTTCTGGCCCGTGCCCGTGACCCTGGATGTGGATGAAGAAGTGAAGGTCGGCGAAGAGATCGCTTTGTTCGATCCCAAGAAGGGCGTCTTCATGGCCACCATGAAGGTCTCCGAAGTTTACGAAATGACCGACGCCGACAAGAAGTGGGAATGCGAGAAGGTCTACAAGGGTCAGGGCGAAGAGTCCGCCGATGACAAGTTCTGGGAAATCGCTCCCAAGGATCACCCTGGCGTGCAGATGGTTTTGGCTCAGAAGAAATACAACATTGCCGGTCCTGTCAAAGTCCTTTCCGAAGGCGACTACCGCGACAGATTCCCCGGTTGCTACATGTCTCCGGCCGAAGCCCGCGCCACCTTCGAAGAGAAAGGCTGGAGCAAGGTTGCCGCTCTGCAGCTGCGTAACCCCATGCACCGCTCTCACGAATATCTGGCCAAGATCGCTGTTGAAGTGTGTGACGGCGTTTTCATTCACTCCCTGGTCGGCAACTTGAAGCCCGGCGACATCCCGGCCGAAGTCCGCATCAAGTGCATCGACACCCTCATTGACAAATACTTCGTGAAGGCCAACGTGGTTCAGGGCGGCTATCCCCTGGATATGCGTTATGCCGGTCCCCGTGAAGGCTTGCTGCACGCCACTTTCCGCCAGAACTACGGCGTTTCCGACATGCTGATCGGCCGCGACCATGCCGGCGTCGGTGACTTCTACGGCCTGTTCGAGGCTCAGGAAATCTTTGATCGCGTTCCCAAGAATCTGGGCGCTGGCAAGGATCTGATCACCCAGCCCATGAAGATCGACTGGACCTTCTACTGCTACAAGTGTGACGGCATGGCTTCCCTGCGCACCTGCCCGCACAGCAAGGACGACCGCGTCGTTCTGTCCGGCACCAAGCTGCGCAAGGCTCTGTCCGAAGGCGCCGAGGTTGTTGACCACTTCGGCCGTGACGAAGTTCTCGTCATCCTGCGCGAATACTACTCCACTCTGACCGAGAAGGTCGAAGTGAAGATGCAGGGTGCCGCTTCCGGCGCAGCCATGTAG
- the aprB gene encoding adenylyl-sulfate reductase subunit beta, giving the protein MPTFVDPAKCDGCKGGEKTACMYICPNDLMILDPVEMKAYNQEPAACWECYSCIKICPQGAITARPYADFAPMGGTCIPLRGAEDIMWTVQFRNGEVKRFKFPIRTTVEGSIKPFEGKPEAGNLEDELLFTETTLATPKEALGQKIEVGEADLKVTFKSAVA; this is encoded by the coding sequence ATGCCAACCTTTGTTGATCCAGCAAAGTGTGATGGATGCAAGGGCGGTGAAAAGACTGCCTGTATGTACATCTGTCCTAACGACCTGATGATCCTGGACCCTGTAGAGATGAAGGCTTACAATCAGGAGCCGGCCGCTTGCTGGGAATGTTACTCCTGTATCAAGATTTGTCCCCAGGGCGCGATCACCGCTCGTCCGTATGCTGACTTCGCTCCCATGGGTGGTACCTGCATCCCGCTGCGCGGCGCAGAAGACATCATGTGGACCGTTCAGTTCCGCAATGGCGAAGTAAAGCGCTTCAAGTTCCCCATCCGCACCACTGTGGAAGGTTCCATCAAGCCCTTCGAAGGCAAGCCTGAGGCAGGGAACCTGGAAGATGAGCTTCTGTTCACCGAGACTACTTTGGCCACTCCCAAAGAAGCTCTTGGCCAGAAGATTGAAGTCGGTGAAGCAGACCTGAAGGTCACCTTCAAGTCGGCCGTCGCCTAA